Sequence from the Candidatus Angelobacter sp. genome:
AAGAGGTCGAAGGTGCGCGCTTGGCGTCCAGTCCAGCCGACGCCGCCCAGGGCGCGGAAGTCGTCTGGATCTGCGTCTCCGATACCGCGGCCGTCGAGCAGGTTTTGTTCGGCCCCAACGGTATTGACCAGTCGCTCACCGAAGGCATGATCATAGCCGACTCGAGCACCATTTCCCCGAGCGCCACTCGTAAGTTTGCCGAGCGCGTCGCGCAAAAAGGTGTGCAGTATGTGGACTCGC
This genomic interval carries:
- a CDS encoding NAD(P)-dependent oxidoreductase, with product MGRPMASNLVKAGHEVSVWNRSAGKEVEGARLASSPADAAQGAEVVWICVSDTAAVEQVLFGPNGIDQSLTEGMIIADSSTISPSATRKFAERVAQKGVQYVDSPVTGSKVGAEAGTLLFIVGGDEATIERLKPLYAAMGKKIFRMGDVSKG